Proteins co-encoded in one Garra rufa chromosome 21, GarRuf1.0, whole genome shotgun sequence genomic window:
- the ctsba gene encoding cathepsin B — MWRLAFLCVISALSVSWARPRLAPLSHEMINFINKANTTWKAGHNFGDVDYSYVKRLCGTLLKGPKLPVMVQYADDIKLPTNFDPREQWPNCPTLKEIRDQGSCGSCWAFGAAEAISDRICIHSNAKVSVEVSAQDLLTCCDSCGMGCNGGYPSAAWEFWNSDGLVSGGLYNSHIGCRPYTIEPCEHHVNGSRPPCSGEGGDTPNCDMACEPGYSPSYKEDKHFGKTSYSVPSNQKDIMKELFKNGPVEGAFTVYEDFLQYKSGVYQHVSGSALGGHAIKIMGWGEENGVPYWLAANSWNTDWGDNGYFKILRGEDHCGIESEIVAGIPM; from the exons ATGTGGCGGCTGGCTTTCCTCTGCGTGATCTCAGCCCTTTCGGTTAGCTGGGCTCGACCTCGCCTCGCTCCCCTCTCCCATGAGATGATCAATTTCATCAACAAAGCAAACACTACTTGGAAG GCTGGACACAACTTCGGCGACGTCGACTACAGCTATGTGAAGAGGCTGTGTGGGACTTTGCTGAAAGGACCCAAACTCCCTGTCAT GGTACAGTATGCTGATGACATCAAGCTCCCCACTAACTTTGATCCTAGGGAGCAGTGGCCCAACTGCCCCACTCTTAAAGAGATCAGAGACCAGGGTTCTTGCGGTTCATGCTGG GCATTTGGGGCTGCTGAAGCTATATCTGACAGAATATGCATCCACAGCAATGCCAAAGTGAGTGTGGAGGTCTCTGCTCAGGACCTGCTTACCTGCTGTGACAGCTGTGGCATGGG ATGTAACGGTGGATACCCATCTGCTGCTTGGGAATTCTGGAACTCAGACGGTCTGGTCAGCGGTGGACTCTATAACTCCCATATTG GCTGCCGTCCATACACCATTGAACCCTGTGAGCATCATGTGAATGGCAGTCGCCCTCCTTGTTCTGGAGAGGGTGGAGACACTCCTAACTGTGATATGGCCTGTGAACCTGGCTACAGCCCCTCTTACAAGGAGGACAAACACTTTG GAAAGACATCCTATAGTGTTCCATCTAATCAGAAGGATATTATGAAAGAGCTCTTCAAGAACGGCCCAGTAGAGGGAGCTTTCACCGTCTATGAGGACTTCCTGCAATATAAATCTG GTGTATATCAACACGTGAGTGGATCTGCACTAGGCGGTCATGCTATTAAGATCATGGGCTGGGGCGAGGAGAATGGCGTCCCCTATTGGCTTGCTGCTAACTCTTGGAACACTGACTGGGGTGATAATG GATATTTCAAGATTCTCAGAGGTGAGGACCACTGTGGCATTGAATCTGAAATTGTCGCTGGAATCCCAATGTGA